A stretch of DNA from Gimesia chilikensis:
GGGCGTTGGTACATTCACATTCGGCTACGCACAAGGTGCCTCTTATCTCAAAGCCGATTCCCAGTCCTGTGCGAACTGTCATGTGATGCAGGGGCACTTTGATGCCTGGCTGAAATCCTCGCATGGGAAATTCGCGGGCTGCAACGATTGCCATGCACCGCACGACGGTGTTGCCTCGAAGTATTACTGCAAGGCACGGAACGGCTTTTTCCATTCGCTGGCGTTCACAACGGGTGACTTCGAAGAGAACCTGAGGATTACCGATTACAACCGACGTGTCACTGAGCAGGCCTGTCGGAACTGCCACCAGGATCTAGTGCACCAGATCGACATCAACGCGATTGGTGAATTGCAAAACGACAAAACCGAGCGACTGGAATCCAATGCATGTATTCGCTGTCATTCCAGTGTGGGGCACGATACCTGAGTCAAATCTGATTTGAGATCCCGATTTCGTGGAACCGTATTATGAATAAGTCTAACAGACAAATCTCCCTGTCCACTCTGTTACTGGTGGCTGTTATCTCTGCAGCGCTCTGTTTTGGAGTGGTGGCTTTGCTGACGAATATTTTCGAGCGCAAGCAGGAAGCCCGTACAACAGTGATGCGGGTGGTTGAGATCGATGATAATACCACTGATCCCGCAGTCTGGGGGAAAAACTTTCCGCTGCAATACGATGACTATCTGAAAACAGCCGACATGGTACAAACCACGTATGGCGGGAGTGAGGCGATTCCGCAGGCACCGACCGATGCCGACCCGCGCGACTTTGTTTCACGGAGTAAATTAGAACGCATTCCTCAACTGAAACAGATGTGGGCCGGGTATGCCTTCTCAAAAGATTATCGCGAAAAACGAGGCCATGCCTTTATGTTGACCGATCAACTCTATACCGAACGCCAGAAAGTCGGTCAACCCGGGACCTGTATCCACTGTCACGCTTCCACATACGTCCCGATGAAGGAACTTGGAGATGGGGACATCATGGCAGGGTTTGAGAAACTCAACACCATGCCTTACATGCAGGCGAAAGATCATGTGAAGCATCCCGTTGCCTGTATCGACTGTCACGAACCGGAGACGATGGCACTGCGAATCACCCGCCCCGCGTTCATGGAAGGCATCGCTGCCTATAAAGCCTCGCAGGGAATTGAAGACTATGACGTCAATCGTGACGCCACGCGGCAGGAAATGCGGTCTTACATCTGTGGACAATGTCACGTGGAATACTATTTCAAAGGGGATAAAAAACGGCTGACCTATCCCTGGGCGAAAGGCCTCACGGTCGATGCCGCCTACGAGTATTACGAAGAAGAAAACTTCAAAGACTGGACGCACGCGGAAACAGAAGCGCCGATGCTGAAAGCTCAGCATCCGGAATTCGAGCTCTGGTCGCAGGGCATTCATTCACGGGCCGGTGTCAGTTGCGCGGATTGTCATATGGCGTATAAACGGGTGGGAGCGATGAAGATCAGCGATCATCATATTCGCAGTCCATTACTGAATGTGAATGCTTCTTGTGGCACCTGTCATAAAGCAGACGATAAAGAGCTGATTGCCCGCACGGAAATGATTCAGGCCCGTCATCAGAAACTGGTGGAGGTTGCCCTGGACAGTGTGATCGATCTGGTCAATGACATTAACGCTGCGAAGAAGAAAGGGATCTCTGCTGAGAAACTCAAGGAGGCCCAGCAGTGGCAACGTAAAGCCACCTTCTATGTCGACTATGTCGAAGCCGAGAACTCCTCTGGTTTCCATGCAGGTCAGGAGGCAGCCTGGATTCTGGGCGAGTCGATCAACTACTCCCGCAAAGGACAGAATGTGCTGCATCAGGCCGCACAGGACTGAATCACATTTCTAAATCTTATTTATCAAAATCGCACAA
This window harbors:
- the nrfH gene encoding cytochrome c nitrite reductase small subunit, encoding MKKLTRPRLTTVLLIVIAILIGGLVGVGTFTFGYAQGASYLKADSQSCANCHVMQGHFDAWLKSSHGKFAGCNDCHAPHDGVASKYYCKARNGFFHSLAFTTGDFEENLRITDYNRRVTEQACRNCHQDLVHQIDINAIGELQNDKTERLESNACIRCHSSVGHDT
- a CDS encoding ammonia-forming cytochrome c nitrite reductase subunit c552, coding for MNKSNRQISLSTLLLVAVISAALCFGVVALLTNIFERKQEARTTVMRVVEIDDNTTDPAVWGKNFPLQYDDYLKTADMVQTTYGGSEAIPQAPTDADPRDFVSRSKLERIPQLKQMWAGYAFSKDYREKRGHAFMLTDQLYTERQKVGQPGTCIHCHASTYVPMKELGDGDIMAGFEKLNTMPYMQAKDHVKHPVACIDCHEPETMALRITRPAFMEGIAAYKASQGIEDYDVNRDATRQEMRSYICGQCHVEYYFKGDKKRLTYPWAKGLTVDAAYEYYEEENFKDWTHAETEAPMLKAQHPEFELWSQGIHSRAGVSCADCHMAYKRVGAMKISDHHIRSPLLNVNASCGTCHKADDKELIARTEMIQARHQKLVEVALDSVIDLVNDINAAKKKGISAEKLKEAQQWQRKATFYVDYVEAENSSGFHAGQEAAWILGESINYSRKGQNVLHQAAQD